One genomic region from Candidatus Binatia bacterium encodes:
- the coxB gene encoding cytochrome c oxidase subunit II: MVENRAQPVGLGRGFWGVTAVLAILAIAAVVFWTTFPLEKYLPAAIVTARQVDFLFRFMAATGSALYIFVAGYLIYFSIAYRAKASDPPDAIGVQVHDNSKLEFWWTVIPALFVVLLSVVSVRIWYEIMLEPENGIVVEAIGHQFYFSFRYPQINGEVTDEMHLPVGVPVTLNLTSADVIHGFWVPAMRLKNDTVPGLVTTIRFTPRLTGRFPIICTQFCGVLHSEMDKQVLVIESKPAFDTWYKTWQAKNAHLSNALPAAGGQAISLQGGNIAAGHTLFTQKCSACHKLAPFSQTLVGPGLAGILKDPSHPNLVDGKPATAENVAGILESGFSGSMGTMPNASANGLSAQNIADLVAFLSALK, from the coding sequence TTGGTTGAGAACAGAGCGCAGCCGGTCGGGCTCGGCCGCGGATTTTGGGGCGTCACGGCGGTCCTCGCCATCCTGGCGATTGCCGCAGTCGTCTTTTGGACGACGTTCCCGCTCGAGAAGTATCTGCCGGCGGCCATCGTCACCGCCCGCCAGGTGGACTTTCTCTTCCGATTCATGGCCGCGACCGGCAGCGCGCTCTACATCTTCGTAGCCGGCTACCTCATCTATTTCTCGATCGCCTACCGCGCGAAGGCGAGCGATCCGCCCGACGCGATCGGCGTCCAGGTCCACGACAACAGCAAACTCGAGTTCTGGTGGACGGTGATCCCGGCGCTCTTCGTCGTGCTCCTCTCGGTCGTCAGCGTGCGGATCTGGTACGAGATCATGCTCGAGCCGGAGAACGGCATCGTCGTCGAGGCGATCGGCCACCAGTTCTACTTCTCGTTCCGGTATCCGCAGATCAACGGCGAGGTCACCGACGAGATGCACCTGCCGGTCGGCGTGCCGGTGACGCTGAATCTCACCTCGGCCGACGTGATCCACGGCTTCTGGGTTCCCGCGATGCGGCTGAAGAACGACACCGTTCCCGGCCTCGTCACGACGATTCGCTTCACGCCGCGGCTCACCGGCCGCTTCCCGATCATCTGCACGCAGTTCTGCGGCGTCCTCCACAGCGAGATGGACAAGCAGGTGCTCGTGATCGAGAGTAAACCCGCGTTCGACACGTGGTACAAGACGTGGCAAGCGAAGAACGCGCACCTGAGCAACGCGCTCCCCGCCGCGGGCGGTCAGGCGATCTCCCTCCAAGGCGGCAACATCGCGGCCGGCCACACGCTCTTCACGCAGAAGTGCTCCGCCTGCCACAAACTCGCGCCGTTCTCGCAGACGCTCGTCGGCCCCGGACTCGCGGGCATCCTGAAAGACCCGTCGCACCCCAATCTCGTCGACGGAAAACCGGCGACGGCGGAGAACGTCGCGGGAATCCTCGAGAGCGGATTCAGCGGCAGCATGGGCACGATGCCGAACGCGAGCGCGAACGGGCTCTCCGCACAGAACATCGCAGATCTCGTCGCCTTCTTGAGCGCACTCAAATGA
- a CDS encoding N-acetylmannosamine-6-phosphate 2-epimerase: MTLQDLRGGLIVSVQAWKGSAMDDPHVIAAMARAAQESGAVGVRIEGVEDLRAVRERVSLPIVGLVKRAYPGFEPYITPTIEEVAAIAACGAEIVAFDATPRPRPGGVSVAGLVAAIHAAGRLALADCATVADGAAAVAAGADAIASTLCGYTPETAGQALPALDLVRELAQLQSFCLCEGGVRSPAGVRAALDAGADAVVVGSAITNVDWLVREFAGAADRGS, translated from the coding sequence GTGACGCTGCAGGATCTGCGCGGCGGGCTGATCGTCTCGGTGCAGGCGTGGAAAGGCTCGGCGATGGACGATCCGCACGTGATCGCCGCGATGGCGCGCGCGGCGCAGGAGAGCGGCGCGGTGGGCGTTCGCATCGAGGGCGTCGAGGATCTGCGCGCGGTGCGCGAGCGCGTCTCGCTGCCGATCGTCGGGCTCGTCAAGCGCGCGTATCCCGGATTCGAGCCGTACATCACGCCGACGATCGAGGAGGTCGCTGCGATCGCCGCGTGCGGCGCCGAGATCGTCGCGTTCGACGCGACGCCGAGGCCGCGCCCGGGCGGCGTCTCCGTGGCCGGCCTCGTCGCCGCGATTCACGCGGCCGGCCGCCTCGCGCTCGCCGACTGCGCGACCGTCGCCGACGGGGCTGCCGCCGTCGCCGCGGGCGCCGACGCGATCGCGTCGACGCTCTGCGGCTACACGCCCGAGACGGCCGGGCAAGCGCTGCCGGCCCTCGATCTCGTGCGCGAACTCGCGCAACTGCAGAGCTTCTGCCTCTGCGAGGGCGGCGTCCGCAGCCCCGCCGGCGTACGCGCCGCGCTCGACGCCGGGGCCGACGCGGTCGTGGTGGGGAGCGCCATCACGAACGTGGATTGGCTGGTGCGAGAATTTGCAGGGGCCGCGGATAGAGGCTCTTAA
- a CDS encoding BadF/BadG/BcrA/BcrD ATPase family protein, translating to MRFFAGIDGGQSSTVAVIGDENGRAIACGEAGPADEIGVTKESTRLHDALRGALDDARRRAKLPAETRFDAIVAGISGYDGRVYGRAPQLPSDLVLLVHDTPIAHAGALGGAPGVIVIAGTGSVVYGRDAAGESWTLGGWGYLFGDEGSAFAIARDALRAIARANDEGDASLAIEQRAACDFFRVESPRRLVHAFYKGAISRPRLATFAQGALRFPAFRELAYRGADRLALLAARVVAAGAPPRCALVGGVFDDAGFRDRVSAGIAAAVPGAEIVRARYEPAQGALLLAYREAGREIAELRA from the coding sequence GTGAGGTTTTTTGCCGGCATAGACGGCGGCCAGAGCTCGACCGTCGCCGTCATCGGCGACGAGAACGGCCGCGCGATCGCCTGCGGCGAAGCCGGGCCTGCCGACGAGATCGGCGTGACGAAGGAGTCGACGCGGCTGCACGACGCGCTGCGCGGCGCGCTCGACGACGCGCGCAGACGCGCAAAGCTTCCGGCGGAGACGCGCTTCGACGCAATCGTCGCGGGCATCAGCGGTTACGACGGCCGCGTCTACGGCCGCGCGCCGCAACTGCCGTCGGATCTGGTGCTGCTCGTCCACGACACGCCGATCGCGCACGCCGGCGCGCTCGGCGGCGCGCCGGGCGTCATCGTGATCGCCGGCACGGGTTCGGTCGTCTACGGGCGCGACGCCGCCGGAGAATCGTGGACGCTCGGCGGCTGGGGCTATCTCTTCGGCGACGAGGGAAGCGCCTTCGCGATCGCTCGCGATGCGCTGCGCGCGATCGCGCGCGCGAACGACGAGGGCGACGCGTCGTTGGCGATCGAGCAGCGAGCCGCGTGCGACTTCTTCCGCGTCGAGTCGCCGCGGCGGCTCGTTCATGCCTTCTATAAAGGAGCGATCTCGCGCCCCCGGCTCGCCACGTTCGCACAAGGAGCGCTGCGCTTTCCGGCGTTCCGCGAACTCGCGTACCGCGGCGCCGATCGTCTCGCGCTGCTTGCGGCGCGCGTCGTCGCGGCGGGCGCGCCGCCGCGCTGCGCGCTCGTCGGCGGCGTCTTCGACGACGCGGGTTTTCGCGATCGCGTGAGCGCCGGAATCGCCGCTGCCGTACCGGGCGCGGAGATCGTGCGGGCGCGTTACGAGCCGGCGCAGGGCGCGCTGCTGCTCGCCTACCGCGAAGCCGGCCGCGAGATCGCGGAGTTGCGCGCGTGA
- a CDS encoding FAD-dependent oxidoreductase — MPDFDVLVVGGGNAGCAAAIAAARRGARTQLVERYGFLGGTATAAMVGPWMTFHSGRERVVGGIAQEIVERLMRKGASPGHLRDSSDYVPTITPFDPEVHKALLFEMMHEAGVALLLHAYFLETRLDGESVTGATFATIGGERSRSATVTIDATADALVAFSAGVPTQQGDDRGRVQPATLIFRLSHVNLDRLAEYVRAHPQEMRSSLPAEERTAASLTAVAGLYALWQEAQKDGAVDVPRELVSFFISPYPDEVTVNMTRVVDVDPLDPDDLTRAEVEARLQAMQLLDFFRQRVPGFENARIAATGTQIGIRESRRIVGRYTLTRDDVLAARRFDDGVARSAYPIDLHNPAGSGTTTERLAPGESYEIPYRALVPVNREQLLVAGRCISTTHEALASTRLTPTVMTLGQAAGTAAALACASGVRVGDIDTAELRAQLVADGVLV; from the coding sequence ATGCCCGATTTCGACGTGCTCGTCGTCGGCGGAGGCAACGCAGGTTGTGCGGCGGCGATTGCCGCGGCGCGTCGCGGCGCGCGCACGCAGCTCGTCGAGCGCTACGGCTTTCTCGGCGGAACGGCGACCGCGGCGATGGTCGGTCCGTGGATGACCTTTCACTCGGGTCGCGAGCGCGTCGTCGGCGGCATCGCGCAGGAGATCGTCGAGCGTTTGATGCGCAAGGGCGCGTCGCCGGGGCATCTCCGCGACTCCTCGGATTACGTGCCGACGATCACGCCGTTCGATCCCGAGGTGCACAAGGCGCTGCTCTTCGAGATGATGCACGAGGCCGGCGTGGCGCTGCTGCTTCACGCGTACTTTCTCGAAACGCGGCTCGACGGCGAGAGCGTGACCGGCGCGACGTTCGCGACGATCGGGGGCGAGCGTTCGCGCAGCGCAACCGTGACGATCGACGCGACCGCCGACGCGCTCGTCGCCTTCTCCGCCGGCGTGCCGACGCAGCAGGGCGACGACCGCGGGCGCGTGCAGCCCGCGACGCTGATCTTCCGCCTCAGCCACGTCAACCTCGATCGACTCGCCGAATACGTTCGCGCGCATCCGCAGGAGATGCGCAGCTCGCTGCCCGCCGAGGAGCGCACGGCCGCGTCGCTGACCGCCGTCGCCGGTCTCTACGCGCTCTGGCAAGAGGCGCAAAAAGACGGCGCCGTGGACGTGCCGCGCGAGCTCGTCTCGTTCTTCATCTCGCCGTATCCCGACGAGGTGACGGTGAACATGACGCGCGTCGTGGACGTGGATCCGCTCGACCCCGACGATCTGACGCGCGCGGAGGTGGAGGCGCGGCTGCAGGCGATGCAGCTGCTCGATTTTTTCCGGCAGCGCGTGCCCGGATTCGAGAACGCGCGGATCGCGGCGACCGGCACGCAGATCGGCATCCGCGAATCGCGGCGGATCGTCGGGCGCTATACGCTCACGCGCGACGACGTGCTCGCCGCGCGCCGATTCGACGACGGCGTGGCGCGCAGCGCCTATCCGATCGATCTCCACAATCCCGCCGGCAGCGGCACGACGACCGAGCGGCTTGCGCCGGGCGAGAGTTACGAGATTCCCTATCGCGCGCTCGTGCCGGTCAATCGCGAGCAGTTGCTCGTCGCGGGACGCTGCATCTCGACGACGCACGAGGCGCTCGCCTCCACGCGCCTGACGCCGACGGTGATGACGCTCGGGCAGGCCGCGGGAACCGCGGCCGCGCTCGCCTGCGCGAGCGGCGTCCGCGTCGGCGACATCGACACCGCCGAGTTGCGCGCGCAGCTCGTCGCCGACGGCGTGCTCGTATGA
- a CDS encoding DUF4870 domain-containing protein, with protein sequence MQTQLPAQDRNWAMAAHLSALVAIAGLPFGHVLGPLIVYLTKGHESEFVAGHARASLNYQITVTMALIVFVIIAIAATVAFAIPLAATNESDSSGATAAGLTFVGFWVAIGGAAVVVLLLSLVFIIRGAYAASNGEPYEYPFAIRFFH encoded by the coding sequence ATGCAGACGCAGCTACCCGCCCAAGATCGAAACTGGGCGATGGCCGCGCATCTCAGCGCGCTCGTCGCCATTGCAGGGCTGCCCTTCGGTCACGTGCTCGGACCGTTGATCGTCTATCTGACGAAGGGACATGAGTCCGAGTTCGTCGCCGGGCACGCGCGCGCGTCGCTCAACTATCAGATCACGGTGACGATGGCGCTGATCGTCTTCGTCATCATCGCGATCGCGGCGACCGTCGCGTTTGCGATTCCGCTGGCCGCAACCAACGAATCGGATTCCTCGGGCGCCACCGCGGCCGGCCTTACCTTCGTAGGATTCTGGGTCGCCATCGGCGGCGCGGCGGTCGTCGTGCTGCTGCTCTCGCTCGTCTTCATCATTCGCGGCGCCTATGCCGCGAGCAACGGCGAGCCCTACGAGTATCCGTTCGCGATCCGCTTCTTCCACTGA
- a CDS encoding amino acid permease, with protein MLMQRVKPLARILAEGSDEERGLKRSLGPWALTAMGIGAIIGTGIFVLTGVASATRAGPSITISFVVAGIVSALAALCYAEVSSKIPISGSAYTYTYATLGEFLAWIIGWDLILEYALGAATVSIGWSGYFVNILHQTGIGWLNIPPEWTNGPHWGLTGQAGISGYANLPAAGIILVITALLARGTRESGSVNAVIVSIKLLIVLFFIAIGVGHINGANYHLPPGGPAGLGGYFPFGWSGMLGGAAFIFFAYIGFDAVSTTAEEARNPGKDLPFGIIMSLVICTVLYIIVVAILNGMVPFFKLNVAFPVAYAMNYVGLSWAGVVISIGAIAGLTTVLLVMMFGQSRIFYAMSRDGLIPASFTRIHPTWRTPIFSTVFFGICISIISALTPINIVGSLTNMGTLAAFILVSIAVPILRTRHPEMRGSFQLPFGPYLIPALSAVTALGLIYYLKVGNPVAWGFFPIVWLWFLIWLAIGLVFYFVYGRRKSTVALEEAERLAVAQPPVN; from the coding sequence ATGTTGATGCAACGTGTGAAACCGCTCGCGCGCATCCTGGCAGAGGGAAGCGACGAGGAGCGCGGCCTCAAGCGCTCGCTCGGACCGTGGGCGCTCACCGCGATGGGCATCGGCGCGATCATCGGCACCGGCATCTTCGTGCTCACCGGCGTCGCATCGGCGACGCGCGCGGGCCCGTCCATCACGATCTCGTTCGTCGTCGCCGGCATCGTCAGCGCGCTCGCCGCGCTCTGCTACGCCGAGGTCTCGAGCAAGATCCCGATCTCGGGCAGCGCCTACACCTACACGTACGCGACGCTCGGCGAGTTCCTCGCGTGGATCATCGGCTGGGATCTCATCCTGGAGTACGCGCTCGGCGCGGCGACCGTCAGCATCGGCTGGTCCGGCTACTTCGTCAACATCCTCCATCAAACGGGAATCGGTTGGCTCAACATTCCGCCGGAATGGACGAACGGACCGCACTGGGGGCTCACCGGTCAGGCCGGCATCTCCGGCTACGCGAACCTTCCGGCCGCAGGCATCATCCTCGTCATCACCGCGCTGCTCGCGCGCGGGACGCGCGAGTCGGGATCGGTCAACGCCGTCATCGTTTCGATCAAACTGCTCATCGTGCTCTTCTTCATCGCGATCGGCGTCGGCCACATCAACGGCGCGAACTACCACCTCCCGCCCGGCGGACCCGCCGGACTCGGCGGCTACTTCCCGTTCGGCTGGAGCGGCATGCTCGGCGGCGCCGCCTTCATCTTCTTCGCATACATCGGCTTCGACGCGGTCTCGACGACCGCCGAAGAGGCGCGCAATCCGGGCAAGGATCTGCCGTTCGGCATCATCATGAGCCTCGTGATCTGCACGGTGCTCTACATCATCGTCGTGGCGATCCTCAACGGCATGGTGCCGTTCTTCAAACTCAACGTCGCCTTCCCGGTCGCCTACGCGATGAACTACGTCGGCCTCAGTTGGGCCGGCGTCGTCATCTCGATCGGTGCGATCGCCGGCCTCACGACGGTGCTGCTCGTGATGATGTTCGGCCAGAGCCGCATCTTCTACGCGATGTCGCGCGACGGGCTCATTCCGGCGTCGTTCACGCGCATCCATCCGACGTGGCGCACGCCGATCTTCTCGACCGTGTTCTTCGGCATCTGCATCTCGATCATCTCGGCGCTGACGCCGATCAACATCGTCGGATCGCTGACGAACATGGGAACGCTTGCCGCATTCATCCTCGTCTCGATCGCGGTTCCAATCTTACGCACGCGCCATCCCGAGATGCGCGGCTCGTTCCAACTTCCGTTCGGGCCGTATCTCATTCCGGCGCTCTCCGCGGTGACCGCGCTCGGCCTGATCTACTACCTGAAGGTCGGCAACCCGGTCGCATGGGGCTTCTTCCCGATCGTCTGGCTCTGGTTCTTGATCTGGCTCGCCATCGGCCTCGTCTTCTACTTCGTCTACGGGCGTCGCAAGAGCACCGTCGCGCTCGAAGAGGCGGAACGCCTGGCCGTCGCGCAACCGCCGGTCAACTAA